The DNA window TCCATCTGAATTCCCCCCAGATGATCGAAGCAAAGATCTATATTTTCCTTGCACAGCTCCACCCTTCTTGTTCGACAATGGCCGACCTCTCACCAAATTATTAGCATTTTTGGTCGAATACCCCCCAACCCAACTTTGTACAGAAAACTTCGAGCTGCTTCTGTGCTTCtgggaaagaaataaaaagaactaaTAATGAAGACAACATTCGACACTGACAAATAACAATCTAGTTTACGAGACAGATTTAGAATATTAAGGTAGTTTTCTAAGAAATGTTTTAGTTAAGACGAGAGACCAAAAGCACAACTAGGAGTAGCAGATGACATCCAAGAAGGAAGACTGATCATCTCACAAGCCAGAAAAACCAATAACACTAAAAGTTCCACATCAAGAACAAAGTTAAGCAAAACGAAGCCTCGGGTTGCAATGAACAACTTCAACAAAGCAAAGTTTCCAAACTTCTTGACTGAATAACAGAATCTTTTAAGTCTAAGACTCTGATTCTATCTTTTAACAAAAACATTCACCTATCAAACTTGTCATTGGAATCGTACTCAGTTAAAATCATATGAAAACTTATGGAACATATTTCCTTCAAGCTGATAGACCCAAATAATTTGTAATTGCCAATAGTCGAGTGGTTCAGTACTGAAGTGCTGGACTCTTAGTTCCCATGGTCAAGCATTAAACCTTAACAACCTCAATTATCAAACTAATAATGATAATTTGAAATCAAACAATTCACTTTCCAATGTTAATCAGATTATAAATAAAGGACATTTCACTCATAATCTAACCTTATGACCAATCCTAGCTCAGAAATCAGCATAaagatacataaataaattactTAGCATATTGCTGGTTGCTGAGAAAAGCAATCACTTcaatacttaaatatatatatattccatacTAAAACAAAAATCAGTTAGTAAAGCTCAATGCAGCAGCATCAATAAAACTTCATTAAGCTAATAACATGAAGAGACAAAGTACTCTCCCATATCCCCAGTTTTCATAGTAATCAGAcaaataataaactaaaatggcaacaaaaatcaacaaattatGAAAATGCGAAAGGGGAATTAATAACATTGGTTTAAGGAAGAACACCTTTTTCACTTGAAACCATCCTGACCCTTGATCATCCACTGCTGATTCTTCACTGTTCTCCATCATCTCCAAGCAATAAAATCCCCCAAAGTACCCTCTGAAAATAAGAACTTTACAACAAAAGGATTATAATtgatcataaaaaaaaaacccctaGTGTTACAacagcaaaagaaaaaaagaaaaagaatctcCCGATTTGTAGATAAAAATGTAAACCTTGTTAATCAGAAACGATCAACATGATCAAAATCAAATtgggtaaattaaaattttacaaaagagTGGGTGATTGAACCGgtcagaagaaaaaaaaaacctgaaatGCGAAATGAAAGACAGAATGGGTAAATTACGACAAAAGATTTTATCTTTTTAGAAGGAAAGGTTTGGATTTTTGAGGAAATGGGATTTTTCAAGTATTctatttaactttttcttttccatggAGGAACAAAGGAAGGAGAGGAGGGAAGCGAGAAGAAAAGGGTTTTATATTAGAAGAAGAAAGCCCATTATTgccttatttttcctttttcatgggCCTACCTGGGCCAGGACTCAGATTTCTTGACCTCTTAACTCGAATTTggctaataatttattttttaaataaaaatataaagtagttaatgatttttatttgacACATCAATAATGAGAGTTTAAATTAGAGGTATTGAGCAATCGAGCTCCCTATATAAGTCATACTCATGTTTATATTTTCTGATATTGGTCCCTCTATAAGTATTATATTAACATCGATATATATTTAGGACATGTTAAATGTTTGCGCTACCATCTCTGTCTGGTAAGTTTAGCGTAACTCGAGTTGGACCGACTgatgtaaaaattttaataatataatatttaaatttaatcataatcatatataaatatatatttcttaaataataaaatcGGCTTGCACGTAGCTTTAATGAATTCAAACTGGTCTCATActaatttaatatgtatatacgcttgttttaaaacttttaatattattttgaataattatgaaataaacgTGTTTGTAATCGTTTAAAAAGACGGTACAAAAATTACTCATTAAATGGGGTATAATCAATGATGAAGCTAAGAAGGTTGGCAGGTTCGGCTCCCatctttaaaatgaatttttttcatttaaattttttataatttataaaattttaaattagtaatgataaaattatattttgattctaaaaaaattataaaaatttaatttaatcttttaaaaattataaagatatggactattaaaatagtaaaattatatttttactattgtaaaaacatacaatttaattttagtctcctaaaaaaattttctaactccACTATtgtgtataatataaaaaaaaaaaagagtatgaaGTAATCACATAGTATAATCCATATGATTAAACATATGCCACaatcaataatatttcataatacagaCACGTTTTATTCGATAAAAAATAggttaaataaatacataaataaatagaattattatgtgaatATAATTAAGTTTAAAAAGTTATGATTATTTGTAAAGATTATTATTCTATAAGTATAGCTgagttataaaaaattaatatatattaaaaattttattgcatgtgtatgaatgcctcgtattttttagtttttcttctcCTAATTAAACTGTCTTTAGTTTCACACCTAAACTCtgattaatatatgttattttaatattagttttctatttaaactttgattagtgtagtttattttaatattatttgacctacaaatttagcctataaattaaCTCTTTTTCCACCCTAAAAAGATAATTCATTACACATATTAAGTTTTTACAAGCTTtcaaagaattttgtgtttacgttttaagagtttttatttcgagtttcggggtttagttttatcttcatcttttatatttttcatttttccgttttagtgaaattatttttacccgtagttttttatcttctttagaaaggttttttcacgtaaaatatttgtattcgatcttttcaatttcttcgttattttacttgttcattgcttaaACCAGGTTTATCCCTaacaaattggtatcaagagctaaTTCGATTTTCATAATCAACTCGTTCAGAAATGGCAACaaggtttaatattattatgtttgatggcatcacaaatttcaatctcTAGCAAGTTCGAATGATGGCAGTTCTGATTCAGGGTGATCCTGACAATGTCCTTATAGAGAAGAAGCCTATAGACATGGATAAATCATAATGGGATAGGTTAGATAAAAAGGCTTTATCCACGATTCAATTATGTCTAACAAATAATGTGTTGCAGAAGGTTTTGATGGAAAAAACAACATTCAccttatggaaaaggttagaaaccctTTTTGTGACTAAGTCTCTAGTTAACcgattagtgttgaaacaacggtTGTACACGTTCCGCATGACAGAATGTGAGCAccttagagatcacattagtcaatttattactcttttaaaagatttaaagaacgttgaggttcagattgatgatgaagagcaagctatgctattattgtgctctttaccccattCGTACAAGTCTTTTAAGGAGAACTTCATTTATGGTAGAGATAATCTATCATTCGAGGTTGTGAAAGGTTATCTGTTGATcaaagacaaactcgacaatgagtttagTTCTAATAGCAAGTCAGATAGGTAAGTCTTGATTTTGGTAGCTTCAAGGAAGCAAGACAAGAGATGTCACTATTGTAAGAAAGCTCATATCAAGGTAGATTGTTATAAAGTATGAAATAAAAGGACCGTGAAAGCAACGAGAAGATTTAATTGTGCTTTTTTGGTCAATGACAAAGGTGATAATTTATTGTCGGTGTCAATAAGTGAAgactatataatatataatagatCCTTTTTCCACTCTAGAAATATATCCCATTACACATTGTGTTTATGTTTTaagaatgatttaattttatctccTTCTTTTATACTATTCATTTGATACTATTCATTTGTCACTTCATCGTTGGACAAACATTTCTATTTGGAAGCAAAAAGTGAAGACTCTATAATATATGAGTTACCGAAAGGTTATGTTGGAATTTAGAATTGATTTATACAAATGTTATTGTCAGTAGTAGTTTACAACATTGCAATAAATAATTTCTACGCTTGCAACAATTATGACAAAGATTATCATTATTCTAAAATTGTCTATATGTACAAAGTAAAAAATTTGAATTCTATTTATTGAAGAGAATTTAATCTAAAAGAAGAGAGAATTCCCCTATGATTTACCTTAACGGTAAATCTCTGATGGTAGCCTCTTTTGATACCACCCATCACAGCAAAACAATTCAGACAAAACTGCTCAaagttatacatacatacatacatacatacatacatatgtatatatattgtgctCTCTAATATAAAGATTCAATTCAAGACCCATCTCCAAAAACTTCTTCAATCATACTACATGTAGGTAAGAAGTCCATCTTGGTTTTTTGGCAAGTTGTTGTATATCCAGAATCCCAAACTTTAGTATCACATGGTTCTGAAACATATCCATGGCTGCCACCATTGTTTAACCCGATTGGGTTACCTTGCCGCTGATCACCGTTGTCAGCAGTCACTGGTGTTTCTTGTGATGCGGCCCCTGTATCAGAAGATGTGCATGAATCATCTTGGACCTCTAGTTTCTTGTGCTTTGCTTGTTCATCATTGAGATTGTCTTCATGCAGCTGAGCCATGGGACCTTGGTTGCTAAACAGCTTACCGGAATACGTTTCTGAAACTTTGATATTGTCTGCAGCACTATCGAAATATATACTGTGATTATCACAAGTTTCATCAGCAGCATcctcatcacaaacacacaatcCGCTTTCCTGATTCTGAAGATAAGGGAAATCTCCTTGACATACAGGAGATTCGACAACAGAGTCTTCATCTTCGTCAGAGAAAACTTCATTGTTGCCAGAATCATCAGTTCCCTGCCACTCATCGTTATCACTATCGATACTCACTGATTCACATCTGTTCTGAACTGACCTCTTCCACAGCATAAATACATTGAAGTAATAACTGACAATATCCATTTTGGTTCGAGAAGGGAAAACCGAAGCAAGGTCTTTCCAGAAATTCTTCCCCATGGATACAGGATTAGAGAATACAACTTTGTGGAATAGCTGTTCCTCCTCTTCACTCCATTTATCAGCCACTACTTCACCCATCTCACAGAAACCAAGCTCAATAAATCTCTCATGCCCAAGCGATTCTCTAAGTTCTTCTCTCGCTTCCAATATGTGCTGTCTGACACACCTGACAGAATCCTTATCCTCACAATTGCAATCAGTTCTGCCACGTCCAACTTTGTCATAAGACACAGAAGACTCCAAAGCCGGCATTGGAATGATACAAGTTCCCATCAGTTCATTCTCATATCTACCAGCAGCAGTTTCAGATACATCAGTATCATaacaaatgtttcttgcaaccaGTGAATCTTCCCATTCTGGAATATCCACTTGGTAATTAGGTCCAACAAGAACCGGTTTCCTCGGAGGATATTGCAAAAGTATAGAATATATATCTTCCAAATGAGATATTATCCTCATTGGACGTTCAGGGTTAAAACATTCTCCAAAAGAAGTGATGTGAAGTGGTTCTTCTGGCCAGGAGACCGCTTCACTGGCACTACAGGTAACCTGGGAAGAGTTGGCAATGCAGCCAGGAACATTGATCTCAAAGTCATCAGCATGTCCAGGGTGTTCAGTATCAAAGGCATTTGCATGCTTCTCATTGCTATTAATATTAGTGTTTGTGAATCTGCCCTCACCTTTACCAATTACACATTACAATGCCGTAAGAAATAATTGAAAAGAATTACAGAAAGGGGAGAATAAATTTGACATATTTACAACTGAATCATTTACTACTTTGGTGTTACTTAAATACAATCACTGTTTCCAGAAGACAAATGAAATTGACTTGAGAGTAAATAGACAATGAATTCGATCCAGGCACACGAAATCAACATCTGGGAATAATTAAAAAGCATAGAGAACAGTGACACAAGATTGAATAGTCCATCAAATTTAGGAGCCAAAAAGAATTCATTTAAGTATGAATATGGTCTGTTTAATATGGGGTTTACATAATCTGTTACAATATACATATCACCAGGAATAGGAATGTCAAGTTAACATGCCCAAATCACAGCCTCAGTGTCTCAAATGTAGTTTATTACAGGCTAGAAGTTATGTACCTGAACCATCGGAAATCAGGGCTTCAGAAAAAAAAGGTTCTGAAGTTAAAACCTGCGGATCACTATGTTCCACTTGTCTTGGTTGCTTGAATGAAACCTCAAACTCGTCCTTCTCAGCAAAAGGCCGCTTATGTACCATGTTGTACTGTACCAAAACATTGAAGTGATGAGAGAATAATAAAGTAAAAGAATTACTGACAAAATAAGCCAACTGTGGGTTTGCACCAAGGAAGCAATGACCAAAAACAGATATTCAATGGCGATGAAAACTGAACAATAGTGACAACAACAGCCAGTAATTTCTTTTTCCGGCCAAACAGAGTCATTGACAGAAGTCAAATTACAACACAGCTTATAAAGATAGATGAACAGTGGGGGAAAACATCAGATCATGCTCACTATAACAAGCTTTAAACGACTAATCAATCATTATTAACGGCAGTACTAAGATGAAATTACCGACGTGTCATAACACTAACAAATTTCACTAGGATATATCCCTGCTCACTCTAAGTCATATCCTAATAATAATCTACACATCAAAACTATACGACTCGAAACTCATTAAAGTTGGATATAGTAAAAGAATGTCATAATCAACCAACACATTCTAGAGCCGAACTAGATATTGAACAATAACATGTTAGAAATGCACAAACAATACTAATAATCCAAAACATAAGAGAAGCATAAAAGCCTAAACTAACAGccattttactttaataatttctCTGACATAACACAATTAAGATTATAAATTcatgaaaaatgtttttttttttgctttaactATTATACATATGCACACACATatctatatatgcatatatacatgtgtgtatatatgtatagacATTTATGTCACTGTTATTATTAAGAGAAAGGTGAGATAAGTAATTTGgggtaattatttaaaatttacatgtgggagtcttatatttgaaattaaccaatataaaaaagttattttaatacCTTAGGAAAAGGGGCCTTTCTTGAAATGATCGATCGGGTTACAATTTACGTCTtaattaacaagaaataaaaggaTTAAGACTGCGATGTTAGATGCGAATTGACCTTCCCCTAAGTTAATTAAACGAAAAAACCAAAAGCCCCAAATATCAGAAAAACCTAACCCTAGATCTTGAAATTGCAAAGAAATCTACAAAATTGACGCCGACACATGAACAAAAGAAATCTATTCCCAACATATTTAACTCTAAAGACGATCTACAGATCAAACAATATTTTTTACGAATCGAATGCTAGAAATAAAATGACCATTGAAAAATTGATTcttttaaagaaataatttcaAATCAGAAACTGAAATACAGATCCACAAAAAGACATGGCGAAACTCGAAACCGAACTTTACAGAtcgataaattattaaaaagaacaAGGAACCCTAAACCGTAGAAACGATCTaagaaacgaaaaaaaaaaagaagaggaaggtCGATAGAAAAATGAATCAAATCTAAGCGTGATTAGAATAAACATAATGAAATAGAAACTACATGTATCGAGATCGAATTTAGGGATTTCGTTAAAGACGAAAGGAGGGGTAAATTTTAGGGTTTACCttcgttttcttttttttcgtaAACAGAAAATGGAAAAAAGCCTGAAAAAAGGACACGTATCAGGTGATAATTACGAGGAGTGCCACTcgaataaagagaaaaaaataaagagaaaggcTGGCTAATGGGTATACATTTTTGTTTGAATAAAGGGGGTTTATAAGAGGTTGGCGAACCAACAAAATTTGATTGGATAATCTATGGGACTAACTAATGGTGGGAAATTTTGGCAATTTGTTGACACCTACCCGCTTTCAAAATTTTTCGACTTTCctgtatatgttttattattttggatacTAAACAACAAATATCAACTGTCAAAACCACTTCCAAATACCATTCCCAATGTAAAATAGGGTGAACTCATCAATCTTAAAATTACTTATTCAGTTGCAGTCACTCTAAAATCATCTATCCTATATTTCTGCATCCAACAAAGCTAAACCCCATTAGAAATCtagcaaaaatataatttacgaTTTAAACAAATCTTATCTTAACTTGTATTTTCACAACGCCTTTTTTGTGACGGGACCTAACTTGATTTTGTAAAATACTTAATTGAGTTCAAACAATATTTGAACTTTAAAATTGGGagacttttaattttttgaaccgtcaaatataaaaacatataataaagtaaaactagatttagaaaaataaagtaaaaatacaCAACACATAAGCATCGTCCACTTAAATAACCTAGCTGAAATATAAATTGataggaataaaaataaataaaacctcgtatctaaaaaaatataataaagtaaaACTAGATCTagcaaaacaaataaataaattttaaatttttctcaATTGATTTCAGGGACGAAGTTAGAAATGTTTTAGgggtgaaattaaaatatatatttttactataataaaaatgtaattttatcattttaatattgttaAAGTTGTGTGACTTAATTCTAAAAGATTGCttacaagtcaagttaaacaaaatatattttctttctagaagatttagtatttattagtataatatatttaacatttattagcataatttatttgacctactaatttagcctataaataggttcttttgCAACATtaaaaaatacacccattagaaattataactcataacacatttagagaattttgtatttacgttttgagAGTTATTTGTTTTCGaattttcggggtttagtttttatctccatcttttgtactattcgttcttttgccattatagtaaaattatctttacctgtgattttttatcctctttgaaagAGTTTTTCcaagttaaatttgtgtgttcaatttctcaatttattttgctatttttttacttGCTGTTTAATTGGGTCGATcttaacaagtggtatcagagctagtttaattttcatagatTAGCCCGTTCAAAGATGGCAGCAACAagttttgaaattgagaagttcgatggtgagacaaattttaatctgtggcaagttcagatGATGACAATTCTATTTCAAAccagcttgaaaaaggttgttaacGGGAAAAAGCCTGataatctaaatcaaacagaatggaaagagcttgatgaaaaggccttgtctgcaatccagttgtgcctcgcgaatacagtattacaggaggtattgatggagaatacctcatctgccttgtggaaaaggttagaaacaacgtctatttacgtttcgcatgaattaatatgagcttcttagagatcacatcagtcaattcattactcttttaaatgatttaaaaaacattgaggttcatattgacgatgaagatcagactatgctattattgtgttctttacccccttcatacaagtctttcagagagaccctaatttatggcagagataaactctcgttcgaatatatgaagggtcatttgttgagtagagacaaactcgacaatgagtctGGTTTGGATAGTAAGAcaaataggcaagcttccgttttggtagcattaaAGAAATGAGGcaaaatgtgtcgctattgtaaaaagttaagtcacgtcaaagtagattgttataaactgcgaaat is part of the Gossypium hirsutum isolate 1008001.06 chromosome D11, Gossypium_hirsutum_v2.1, whole genome shotgun sequence genome and encodes:
- the LOC107912117 gene encoding uncharacterized protein isoform X1 codes for the protein MVHKRPFAEKDEFEVSFKQPRQVEHSDPQVLTSEPFFSEALISDGSGEGRFTNTNINSNEKHANAFDTEHPGHADDFEINVPGCIANSSQVTCSASEAVSWPEEPLHITSFGECFNPERPMRIISHLEDIYSILLQYPPRKPVLVGPNYQVDIPEWEDSLVARNICYDTDVSETAAGRYENELMGTCIIPMPALESSVSYDKVGRGRTDCNCEDKDSVRCVRQHILEAREELRESLGHERFIELGFCEMGEVVADKWSEEEEQLFHKVVFSNPVSMGKNFWKDLASVFPSRTKMDIVSYYFNVFMLWKRSVQNRCESVSIDSDNDEWQGTDDSGNNEVFSDEDEDSVVESPVCQGDFPYLQNQESGLCVCDEDAADETCDNHSIYFDSAADNIKVSETYSGKLFSNQGPMAQLHEDNLNDEQAKHKKLEVQDDSCTSSDTGAASQETPVTADNGDQRQGNPIGLNNGGSHGYVSEPCDTKVWDSGYTTTCQKTKMDFLPTCSMIEEVFGDGS
- the LOC107912117 gene encoding uncharacterized protein isoform X2, with product MVQVTCSASEAVSWPEEPLHITSFGECFNPERPMRIISHLEDIYSILLQYPPRKPVLVGPNYQVDIPEWEDSLVARNICYDTDVSETAAGRYENELMGTCIIPMPALESSVSYDKVGRGRTDCNCEDKDSVRCVRQHILEAREELRESLGHERFIELGFCEMGEVVADKWSEEEEQLFHKVVFSNPVSMGKNFWKDLASVFPSRTKMDIVSYYFNVFMLWKRSVQNRCESVSIDSDNDEWQGTDDSGNNEVFSDEDEDSVVESPVCQGDFPYLQNQESGLCVCDEDAADETCDNHSIYFDSAADNIKVSETYSGKLFSNQGPMAQLHEDNLNDEQAKHKKLEVQDDSCTSSDTGAASQETPVTADNGDQRQGNPIGLNNGGSHGYVSEPCDTKVWDSGYTTTCQKTKMDFLPTCSMIEEVFGDGS